In the Coregonus clupeaformis isolate EN_2021a unplaced genomic scaffold, ASM2061545v1 scaf1680, whole genome shotgun sequence genome, one interval contains:
- the prr14 gene encoding uncharacterized protein prr14 has product MLHQDVKCLSTRTRKNNETPSSSTQALDVNTAGKTEHDFNQSGMEADEEVVGGKSPGSPTSVKRWVIGPLFQSFKSKMASFTQIVMSPVRLFKPSGSPPEPDVDISSASHSSHQQGPGYGLTSGTVQHFEAGTGEDDPASRKRLKFSMDEEEEDEFSLEVKQNMMRPGDEQSDTLMSTCSEREMNNNDSLPCMQRSPLLRSRIKCGSESTESQLNLSSSTSLKPPDSSSATCGSKLSLIVQMEEQVDLTGAQRRPLRRKCVCQNEAASQSSPSAATDASQADRISSLLAEVGICEPKAKRLATKSFVGCKIWDYIDSETSSPLSSSIYYTPSESLCQADDDCIKAVGLPQDRNMLVCGSQSHMSIRKSPRKPSNVTGNETLNNCQCLQKQIDECEGSKAIWQAQQRKVRGDAEQLLLQRSRETQRKGKE; this is encoded by the coding sequence GCACAAGGACACGAAAAAACAATGAGACTCCATCCTCTTCCACACAAGCTTTAGATGTAAATACTGCTGGCAAGACTGAACATGATTTCAACCAATCAGGTATGGAGGCGGATGAAGAGGTTGTTGGTGGAAAGTCCCCTGGAAGCCCGACCTCTGTGAAGCGATGGGTGATTGGCCCATTGTTTCAGTCGTTTAAATCCAAGATGGCCAGTTTCACACAGATTGTCATGAGTCCCGTCCGACTTTTCAAACCCAGTGGCTCCCCACCTGAACCAGATGTAGACATCTCCTCTGCCTCTCATAGCTCTCACCAACAAGGACCTGGATACGGGCTAACCTCTGGCACAGTGCAACACTTTGAAGCTGGAACAGGAGAAGATGACCCTGCCTCTCGTAAACGCTTAAAGTTCAGCatggatgaagaagaggaggatgagttTTCTCTTGAGGTGAAACAAAATATGATGCGACCTGGAGATGAGCAAAGTGACACCCTTATGTCAACCTGCTCAGAAAGGGAGATGAATAACAATGATTCTTTACCTTGTATGCAGCGTAGTCCCCTACTCAGAAGCCGTATCAAGTGTGGTTCTGAATCAACGGAGTCCCAGCTCAACTTGTCCTCTTCCACGTCCTTAAAACCCCCTGACTCTTCAAGTGCCACATGTGGGTCCAagctgtctctcattgttcaaatggAGGAGCAGGTGGATTTGACAGGAGCTCAGCGGAGACCATTGCGCCGAAAATGTGTTTGTCAAAATGAAGCTGCATCACAGAGCAGTCCCTCTGCTGCAACTGATGCATCTCAAGCAGACCGCATCTCTAGTTTGCTAGCTGAAGTAGGAATCTGTGAGCCCAAGGCTAAACGGCTTGCCACAAAATCTTTTGTAGGGTGCAAAATCTGGGACTATATTGACAGTGAAACATCTAGTCCATTATCCTCCTCTATCTACTATACCCCTTCTGAGAGTCTATGCCAGGCAGATGATGACTGTATAAAAGCTGTTGGGCTGCCTCAAGACCGAAACATGTTGGTATGTGGTTCCCAGTCACATATGTCTATCCGGAAAAGCCCCAGAAAACCTTCAAATGTTACTGGAAACGAAACACTGAACAACTGTCAGTGTCTTCAAAAGCAGATAGATGAGTGTGAAGGAAGCAAGGCTATATGGCAGGCACAGCAAAGGAAGGTAAGAGGAGATGCAGAGCAACTCCTTTTACAGCGATCAAGAGAGACGCAGAGAAAAGGAAAAGAGTGA